The genomic segment CGCGCTCGGCGAGCACGGTGACCAGCCGGTCCAGGGAGGCGGCGTCCCCGGCGAGGATGGTGGAGCGAGGGCTGTTGCAGCCGGCGATGCTGACCCGGCCCTCGGTACCTTCGATCAGCTCGCGCGCTTCGGCCTCACCGAGTTCGGTGATGGCGAGCGCGCCCTTGCCGCTGATCCGGCGCAGCAACGCGCTCCGGCGGCAGGCGACCATCGCCGCGTCCGCCAGCGACAACGCGCCCGCCACGTGCGCGGCGGCGATCTCGCCCATGCTGTGCCCGGTGACCGCGGCGGGCCGGATCCCCCAGTGCCGCCACAGCGCGGCGAAGGCGATCTGCAGGGAAACCACGGTCGGCTGCAGCACGTCGATCTCGCCGAGCCGGGACTCGTCCTCGCTCGCGCGCACCTGCTCCAGCACGGAGAAATCCACGTGCTCGCGCATCGCCCGATCGCATTCTTCGAGCGCGTCGCGGAATACCGGTTCGGTTTCCAGCAGTTCGCGGCCCATGCCGTGCCATTGCGCACCCTGCCCGGCGAACACGAATGCGATTTTTCCGGGTTCGGTGATTTTCTCCGGCGTCGAAGACAATGCTTCTTCGAGCTGCTCGATCAGTTCCGCGCGACTGCCCGCGACGAATGCCGCCCGGTGGTCACCGCGCCCCGGCGGTTCGCTGACGGGCAGGTCAGCGGCGGTGTCGGCACGCAGGAAAGCCAGGCGGGAGCGGAACAACTCGTGCAACCCGGCCGCCGTCGGCGCGGCCAGCGGGACAAGGTGAGCGGAGGGATTCACGGGTTCGACGATACCAGGGAAATGGCGGATCTTGTCTGGGTGAACAGGAGCAAGTAACGTCGGATTCACCCGCCGATCGAGGGAGTACCCGTGCGTTTGCTGTTCGTCCCGCTCCCGTTCCCGACCCACTATTTCCCGACCGCCGGACTGGCCTGGGCGGCCCGGCTGGCCGGGCACGACGTACGGGTGGCGACCGGGGCGGACGTGGCGCCCGTGGTGGACGCGTCCGGGGTGCCGGTGGTCGAGGTGAACACACGGCCCGAGCTGATCGCCGATTCGTCGCGCAACCGCAAGTGGCTGGAGCTGGAGCAGCGCAGCCCCGGCGAGGGCCTGCTCGGCGCGCTGGTCTCCGGGCCCATCGACAACTACGCCCGCGTCGCCGCCGCCATGGCCGACGACCTGATCGCACTGGGGCGCCGGTGGAAGCCGGACCTGGTGGTGTCGGATCCCTTGGCGTACGCGGGTTTCCTGACCGCCGACGTGCTCGGCGTGCCCGCGGTGCGGCACCTGTGGGGCGTGGACTCGACGCGGCACTTCCGCCTGCCCGGCTCGGGTTTCGACGCGAGCGTGCCGTCCGAGGAGATGCCCTGGTCCGCGATCCCGTGGCCGGACCGGCTGACCGGCCTGTTCGCCGAACACGGCGCCACCCCACGTGACGACCTGGCCGTGGCCACCGTCGACCCGTGCCCGGAAAGCCTGCAGTACCCGGGGGCGAGCGGCAGGCTGCCGGTGCGGTACACCCCGTACAACGGCGCCGGCGTCATCCCGGACTGGGTACTGGACGAACCGGCGCGCCCGCGGGTCGCCCTGACCTGGGGCCTGGCCTCCACCGCGACCCTGGGCGACGAGTTCTTCGGCCTGCCACGGATCATCGAAGCGATCGCGCCGCTGGACATCGAGGTCGTGGTCGCCATCAGCCCCGCCGACCGCCCGCGCTTGGGCCCCTTGC from the Amycolatopsis magusensis genome contains:
- a CDS encoding acyltransferase domain-containing protein — encoded protein: MNPSAHLVPLAAPTAAGLHELFRSRLAFLRADTAADLPVSEPPGRGDHRAAFVAGSRAELIEQLEEALSSTPEKITEPGKIAFVFAGQGAQWHGMGRELLETEPVFRDALEECDRAMREHVDFSVLEQVRASEDESRLGEIDVLQPTVVSLQIAFAALWRHWGIRPAAVTGHSMGEIAAAHVAGALSLADAAMVACRRSALLRRISGKGALAITELGEAEARELIEGTEGRVSIAGCNSPRSTILAGDAASLDRLVTVLAERDVYCKLIQNTVASHSHYVDELREDLDRALAGLRPRVAELPIYSTATLEVLRGPEIGAGYWMRNLREPVRFADAIGKLRADGHEVFLEISPHPVLLTPARQCLEGQRAHTLQSGRRGAERESVLGSLAELFELGFDPEWSRVLETRAPRPRLAKRLTPYQDALYDAVFARR
- a CDS encoding nucleotide disphospho-sugar-binding domain-containing protein is translated as MRLLFVPLPFPTHYFPTAGLAWAARLAGHDVRVATGADVAPVVDASGVPVVEVNTRPELIADSSRNRKWLELEQRSPGEGLLGALVSGPIDNYARVAAAMADDLIALGRRWKPDLVVSDPLAYAGFLTADVLGVPAVRHLWGVDSTRHFRLPGSGFDASVPSEEMPWSAIPWPDRLTGLFAEHGATPRDDLAVATVDPCPESLQYPGASGRLPVRYTPYNGAGVIPDWVLDEPARPRVALTWGLASTATLGDEFFGLPRIIEAIAPLDIEVVVAISPADRPRLGPLPPNVRAASVPLHALLPTCSAIVHHGGSGTLFTAACYGVPQLTLALMHEHKTAASRFARQGSGILLGENETAPETIRTRLDELLTGDPTRKAAADLATEIATQPSPPEVAEALTHLP